In a single window of the Litorilituus sediminis genome:
- a CDS encoding ABC transporter permease, which yields MISWQRVQAIFSKELTQLKRDRMTFGMVIMIPLIQLLLFGFAINTNIRHIPVGVIDHSQSGLSRVLIQTISATQVVSFVEHYTSQAAAEQALASGNVRAILIIPQDISQRLVRHHTVGLASPAATDEETSRPIAQWLVDGADTMIAGAIKSLRAMPLSELLDKPANRQIPTFEVALFYNPEQRTVVNIVPGLVGVILTMTMIMFTSAAIVRERERGNLEMLITTPVKSYELMLGKIIPYIFIGLVQVTIILGLGYWVFSVPINGDMLALLGITLLFIAASLVLGLVISTIAKNQLQAMQMTVFILLPSILLSGFMFPYEGMPAIAQYIAEALPATHFMRLIRGVVLRGVDMFDMSFDVYWLMAFTLIGLLVASLRFKKHLD from the coding sequence ATGATTTCTTGGCAACGAGTACAAGCGATTTTTTCAAAAGAGCTTACCCAGTTAAAGCGCGACAGAATGACCTTTGGCATGGTGATAATGATCCCCTTGATTCAATTGTTATTATTTGGTTTTGCTATCAATACCAATATTCGCCATATCCCTGTTGGTGTTATAGATCATAGTCAGTCTGGTTTAAGCCGGGTACTGATACAAACAATTTCTGCAACGCAAGTGGTTAGTTTTGTTGAGCATTATACTAGCCAAGCGGCTGCGGAACAGGCCTTAGCGAGTGGTAATGTTCGTGCGATTCTTATTATTCCTCAAGATATAAGTCAGCGTTTGGTTCGCCATCATACTGTTGGCTTGGCATCACCAGCAGCGACAGATGAAGAAACTAGCCGACCTATAGCTCAGTGGTTAGTCGATGGTGCTGATACTATGATTGCTGGCGCAATTAAAAGCTTACGAGCTATGCCATTGAGTGAATTGTTAGATAAACCAGCAAACAGGCAAATACCCACTTTTGAAGTGGCCTTGTTCTATAACCCAGAACAAAGAACTGTGGTAAATATTGTACCTGGTTTAGTTGGCGTTATTTTAACTATGACCATGATAATGTTTACTTCAGCCGCCATTGTTAGAGAAAGAGAGCGTGGTAACTTAGAAATGTTAATTACTACGCCTGTTAAGTCATATGAGCTGATGCTAGGTAAGATCATTCCCTATATATTTATAGGCTTAGTGCAAGTCACTATTATCTTAGGTTTAGGTTACTGGGTCTTTTCTGTGCCAATTAACGGGGATATGTTAGCACTGCTAGGTATTACGCTGCTATTTATTGCCGCGAGTTTAGTGCTTGGTTTAGTGATTTCAACCATAGCGAAAAACCAATTACAGGCGATGCAGATGACAGTGTTTATATTGTTACCATCAATTTTGCTGTCCGGGTTTATGTTCCCCTATGAGGGCATGCCAGCTATAGCTCAGTATATTGCTGAAGCCTTGCCCGCTACCCATTTTATGCGCTTGATTAGAGGAGTGGTATTACGCGGCGTTGATATGTTTGATATGAGCTTTGATGTTTATTGGTTGATGGCTTTTACACTAATAGGCTTGCTTGTTGCTTCACTGCGCTTTAAAAAACATTTAGATTAA
- a CDS encoding substrate-binding periplasmic protein, which translates to MALAEGSDYHLHINSEIMVPYNFYDNNDKVIGINIEIVKALLERTNISADINIYPWVRSYQLTLKQGNAGLMSTARTIERESQFKWVGPLASGEGYLYQLRSRTDIKINSLQEAQNYLVAVVRGDVYQDIFEKLNFQVNKNLMLFSYNAEYIKPFLAGKVDLILGSDIVLPYMLAAGGSNIDAVKAVVKIPDTQGNYLALNKNVPDDVVKKLNNALVELKQSEEYDKIINKYKRLANTYSTLGLYKK; encoded by the coding sequence ATGGCATTAGCTGAAGGTAGTGATTATCATTTACATATTAATAGCGAAATTATGGTGCCTTATAACTTTTATGACAATAACGACAAAGTTATAGGTATTAATATTGAAATTGTTAAAGCTTTACTGGAACGTACCAATATTAGTGCAGATATTAATATTTACCCTTGGGTGCGTTCATATCAACTTACCTTAAAGCAAGGCAATGCGGGGTTAATGTCGACCGCGAGAACTATTGAGCGAGAATCACAATTTAAATGGGTTGGTCCGTTAGCCTCTGGTGAGGGCTATTTGTATCAATTAAGATCTCGCACCGATATAAAAATCAATTCGTTACAAGAAGCGCAAAATTATTTAGTGGCTGTTGTGCGTGGTGATGTTTATCAAGATATTTTTGAAAAACTAAACTTTCAGGTTAACAAAAATCTGATGTTATTTAGTTACAATGCCGAATATATTAAGCCGTTTTTAGCGGGCAAGGTTGACTTGATATTGGGATCAGATATTGTCTTACCTTATATGCTAGCAGCGGGTGGTAGCAATATTGATGCGGTGAAAGCCGTGGTAAAGATACCTGATACGCAAGGCAATTATTTAGCCTTGAATAAGAATGTTCCTGATGATGTTGTAAAAAAACTCAATAACGCTTTGGTTGAGCTTAAACAAAGTGAAGAGTACGATAAGATAATTAATAAATATAAGCGCTTGGCAAATACTTATTCAACCTTAGGTTTGTATAAGAAATAG
- a CDS encoding GGDEF domain-containing protein produces MLLLKDKFIKYLQVGTSRYLDSERNRTIFMVNLFSFVGSSITGALALVALLDSNYLLSSVLIVSSVSFYLGRFLQLANYSSYLSSAVILFSLYILMFYLVQSGGVNNTGPLWIFIVAPVTFFIKGLKYGLVSLLCFIFVILILLFYQDGQLLSTEYSTDFKLRLIYSFATTSFLSAYYEYSRQQSYDHLQQLSKRYKRLARIDPLTGLSNRRDALAALNYEQMRMARDKQQLAIILCDIDFFKRINDSLGHDAGDKVLIELSKMFENLGRNQDLVARWGGEEFLFMLPATQLEGALHFAESIHQSLAKKVITYQEHEINLTVSLGVAMLDNDTDIKSAISEADSNLYKAKYAGRNQTWHSNKVT; encoded by the coding sequence GTGCTCTTACTTAAAGATAAATTTATAAAATACTTACAAGTTGGAACTAGCAGATATTTAGACAGTGAGCGAAATAGAACCATTTTTATGGTGAATTTATTTAGCTTCGTTGGCTCTTCTATTACTGGTGCGCTTGCTCTGGTGGCTCTTCTTGATAGTAACTACTTGCTATCAAGTGTATTGATTGTGTCTAGTGTTTCTTTTTATCTAGGTCGATTTTTACAGCTGGCTAATTACAGTAGCTATTTATCTTCTGCTGTTATTTTATTTTCTTTATATATATTAATGTTTTACCTTGTGCAGTCAGGAGGAGTTAATAATACCGGGCCTTTGTGGATTTTTATTGTTGCCCCGGTAACCTTTTTTATTAAGGGCTTAAAATATGGCTTAGTTAGCTTACTTTGCTTTATTTTTGTTATCTTGATACTGCTCTTTTATCAAGATGGTCAACTGCTTAGTACTGAGTATTCAACAGATTTTAAATTACGCTTGATATATTCTTTCGCAACTACCTCTTTCCTATCTGCATATTATGAATATTCAAGGCAGCAATCTTATGATCATTTACAGCAACTCTCTAAGCGCTACAAACGTTTAGCGCGTATTGATCCGCTAACTGGGCTATCAAACCGTCGAGATGCTTTAGCGGCACTAAACTATGAGCAGATGCGGATGGCAAGAGACAAGCAACAGCTGGCTATTATATTATGTGATATCGACTTTTTTAAGCGAATAAATGATAGCCTTGGCCACGATGCTGGCGATAAAGTCTTGATAGAATTATCTAAAATGTTTGAAAATTTAGGTAGAAATCAAGATCTAGTAGCCAGATGGGGCGGCGAAGAATTCTTGTTTATGCTACCGGCAACACAGCTAGAGGGAGCGTTACATTTTGCCGAGAGTATTCACCAAAGCTTAGCTAAAAAGGTTATCACCTATCAAGAACACGAAATTAACTTAACGGTCAGTTTAGGTGTGGCAATGCTTGATAATGATACTGATATTAAATCAGCTATAAGTGAGGCTGATAGTAACCTTTATAAAGCAAAGTATGCTGGTAGGAATCAAACTTGGCATAGTAATAAGGTGACTTAA
- a CDS encoding efflux RND transporter periplasmic adaptor subunit, which translates to MMKALLGISITQALMLSMSTLLLLSSFSADAQQAKVEQVTPQLYVKNVSRTGKVAFRRTQNLSFKTSGYLTRLNIDEGQVFKQEQVLASLDITELREEKNATYARLLQAKREVNRVTALLSKNLSSEKELDLAKTEVETTRAAYKVAYYNLEKSQVVAPFDGVVVKRYSDLNELQSPGQPILQVAALENNLIVNLALTAEEMALVNLKQAARVNISGVGVITGWVSKVPASADQQSNLFWVEVLLPALEQRKPIVIGQLVEVNLALTANEYVYPLPIAALTSMDDRGNAQIVVQQQGEFALQSYTVEYLSNDVIYLSAQAASPALNVVTQGWQHLTYKSQPQNNE; encoded by the coding sequence ATGATGAAAGCTTTGCTCGGTATTTCTATAACACAAGCGTTGATGCTGTCGATGTCGACCTTGTTGTTATTGTCTTCCTTTTCTGCTGATGCTCAACAAGCGAAAGTTGAGCAAGTTACTCCGCAGCTATATGTTAAAAATGTCTCACGTACAGGAAAAGTAGCCTTTAGGCGCACGCAAAATTTATCTTTTAAAACTTCTGGCTATTTAACACGCCTTAATATTGATGAGGGGCAAGTTTTTAAACAAGAGCAAGTGCTGGCATCATTAGATATTACAGAGTTGCGAGAAGAAAAGAACGCAACTTATGCTCGACTGCTGCAAGCTAAACGCGAAGTAAATCGTGTTACTGCATTGCTATCTAAAAACTTAAGCTCTGAAAAAGAGTTAGATTTAGCTAAAACGGAAGTTGAGACAACGCGTGCAGCGTATAAAGTTGCTTATTATAATTTGGAAAAATCACAAGTTGTTGCGCCATTTGATGGTGTTGTGGTTAAGCGCTATTCAGACCTTAACGAATTACAATCTCCTGGTCAGCCAATATTACAAGTTGCAGCATTAGAAAATAACCTTATTGTCAATTTAGCGCTTACTGCGGAAGAAATGGCATTAGTGAATTTAAAGCAAGCGGCTAGAGTCAATATTTCCGGCGTTGGCGTAATAACAGGCTGGGTAAGTAAAGTGCCAGCTAGTGCCGATCAGCAAAGTAATTTATTTTGGGTTGAAGTATTACTGCCTGCACTTGAGCAGCGAAAACCTATTGTTATCGGGCAACTTGTCGAAGTTAATTTAGCTTTAACTGCGAATGAATATGTTTATCCTCTACCTATTGCAGCTTTAACCAGTATGGATGATAGAGGTAATGCTCAGATTGTTGTTCAGCAACAAGGGGAGTTTGCATTACAAAGTTATACTGTGGAATATTTATCAAATGATGTGATTTATTTATCTGCTCAAGCAGCCTCCCCTGCACTTAATGTGGTTACTCAAGGATGGCAACATTTAACCTATAAGTCGCAACCACAAAATAACGAGTAA
- a CDS encoding efflux RND transporter permease subunit — protein sequence MKLPRLAINNSQFTLTIALLMVLIGVVSYFHMPRSEDPQFDLPITLIEVVYPGASPSDMETLVVDPLEQEITDIESIKKIESEIHNGSVRITIEFLYGTDADAEAAFNKVKQAVSTVKPNLPAGIEQLLVLKATPTSVAIMQLALWTEPTDYKTMELHAKLLAKRIETIASVRQADIWGYPRQVVAVDVDLAKLKHYGIALTELTQVLQGRALNITPGFVDANIRRFNVKASGNFTKIADIENTVIKTSADDEQQNYAVLRVKDIAKVSFADAHPSYLAYYQEKPVIFLTVQQRKGSNIFDLTKSINKEIAEFEQNLAVDLKVAKLFQQSDSVEVRVNGFFNNLMQGLVIVGLMALLFLGFRESIVVITAIPISFLVAIGWLDFTGFGLQQMSIVGLIIALGLLVDNAIVVTESIHREKAQASTIAQAATVGTSKVAWAISSGTITTMLAFLPMLMLNSSTGDFIRSMPITVVLVLLASLFVALTLTPLLASKLFNLSDDDKTAKLKSLQHYLNAFAERFYLALVKKLMTIRVVVIAIALACLLATLSLFEQVGVSLFPKAEKPMILLDVTTPANSSLAYTDSVMQEVSQHLKQFSLISEVALNVGNSNPRIYYNEIPKRGMIRLGQALVILSEYDEAKIKALVSQLRQDFSQWQQAKITVKEFTQGPVTDQPIAIRLISESLPDLAKVANDLAKKMRSTTGVINIDNPIGMANTELSLTIDYDKAALNYIDINQLDNTVKTILSGTSVGNFNHDNGEDYPILVRRDSPELERFANIEITNKLGDSIPLSQVAKLTLSQGDTDFFHYQKLRMAKVSADVDIGHSVGEVTQHLVDYINDYQLPQGMYFTLGGEEESRQNSFAGLTKIMLITAIGIFAVLVLQFNSILQPAIIFTSIPFAMAGSIIGLYLTGLSFSMMAFVGLISLFGIVVNNAIILIDTSNRNIKAGMAKRQAILAASSTRFTPILLTTLTTIGGLIPLTLFGGSLWQPLGVVLISGLCVSALSSFLLVPILTELFTRHK from the coding sequence ATGAAATTGCCAAGGCTTGCGATTAATAATAGCCAATTTACCTTAACCATTGCCCTACTTATGGTGTTAATTGGTGTTGTGTCATATTTTCATATGCCGCGCTCTGAAGATCCTCAATTTGACTTGCCTATTACTTTAATTGAAGTGGTTTATCCTGGCGCCTCTCCTAGTGATATGGAAACTTTAGTGGTTGACCCGCTTGAGCAAGAAATAACCGATATTGAAAGTATTAAAAAAATAGAGTCAGAAATACATAATGGCTCGGTAAGGATCACTATAGAGTTTCTTTATGGTACTGATGCTGATGCTGAAGCTGCTTTTAATAAGGTTAAACAAGCGGTATCTACAGTAAAACCTAACCTTCCTGCGGGTATAGAACAGCTATTGGTACTTAAAGCAACGCCTACGAGTGTTGCTATTATGCAGTTAGCATTATGGACAGAGCCAACTGATTATAAAACCATGGAGCTGCATGCAAAGCTTCTGGCTAAGCGTATTGAAACCATTGCTAGTGTCCGCCAAGCAGATATTTGGGGTTACCCAAGACAAGTGGTTGCCGTTGATGTTGATTTAGCTAAATTGAAGCACTATGGCATAGCATTAACTGAACTGACGCAAGTGCTACAAGGGCGAGCATTAAATATCACGCCAGGGTTTGTTGATGCCAATATAAGACGTTTTAATGTTAAAGCCAGTGGCAACTTTACCAAAATCGCCGACATTGAAAATACCGTGATTAAAACCTCTGCTGATGACGAACAGCAAAATTATGCCGTGTTACGGGTAAAAGATATTGCTAAGGTCAGTTTTGCCGATGCACACCCTAGCTATTTAGCTTATTACCAAGAAAAGCCAGTGATTTTTCTTACCGTGCAACAGCGAAAAGGTAGCAATATATTTGATCTTACAAAGAGCATTAATAAGGAAATAGCTGAATTTGAGCAAAATTTAGCGGTAGATCTTAAGGTTGCTAAGTTATTTCAGCAAAGTGATAGCGTTGAAGTCAGAGTCAATGGTTTCTTTAATAACTTGATGCAAGGCTTAGTTATTGTCGGGCTGATGGCGTTATTATTTTTAGGGTTTAGGGAATCTATTGTTGTTATTACCGCTATTCCAATTTCTTTTTTAGTGGCAATTGGTTGGTTAGATTTCACCGGTTTTGGCTTACAGCAAATGTCGATTGTTGGCTTAATCATAGCGTTAGGTTTATTGGTTGATAATGCCATTGTAGTAACCGAAAGCATTCATAGAGAAAAAGCACAGGCAAGTACTATAGCGCAAGCCGCTACAGTCGGTACCAGTAAAGTCGCTTGGGCAATTTCTAGTGGTACAATCACAACCATGTTGGCATTTTTACCTATGCTAATGCTTAACAGTAGTACTGGTGACTTTATTCGCTCTATGCCTATTACTGTGGTTTTGGTGCTATTGGCATCACTGTTTGTTGCTTTAACGCTAACACCTTTGTTGGCAAGTAAATTATTTAATCTCTCTGACGATGATAAAACAGCTAAGTTAAAATCTTTGCAGCATTACTTAAATGCTTTTGCTGAGCGATTTTATCTCGCATTGGTGAAAAAACTGATGACAATACGTGTTGTCGTTATTGCCATTGCACTTGCTTGTTTGCTTGCCACGCTATCCTTATTTGAACAAGTGGGCGTTAGCTTATTTCCTAAAGCGGAAAAGCCAATGATTTTGCTTGATGTAACCACACCAGCAAACTCTTCTCTTGCTTATACAGACTCTGTTATGCAGGAAGTCAGCCAGCACTTGAAACAGTTTTCACTTATCAGTGAAGTCGCGTTGAATGTTGGTAATTCTAACCCAAGAATTTATTATAATGAGATCCCTAAGCGGGGCATGATACGTTTAGGGCAAGCATTAGTTATTTTGTCTGAATATGATGAAGCTAAAATTAAAGCGCTTGTCTCGCAATTACGCCAAGATTTTAGTCAGTGGCAGCAAGCCAAAATAACCGTCAAAGAATTTACCCAAGGCCCAGTAACGGACCAACCCATTGCTATTCGATTAATTAGTGAGTCGTTACCTGATTTAGCTAAGGTCGCTAATGACTTAGCGAAAAAAATGCGCTCAACAACAGGGGTAATTAATATTGATAACCCTATTGGTATGGCTAATACCGAGTTAAGTTTAACCATAGATTATGATAAAGCAGCGCTAAATTATATTGATATAAATCAGCTAGATAATACGGTAAAGACTATTTTATCCGGCACGAGTGTTGGCAATTTTAATCATGACAATGGTGAAGACTACCCTATTCTGGTTCGCAGAGATTCGCCAGAGCTTGAGCGCTTTGCCAATATAGAAATAACCAATAAGTTAGGTGATTCAATTCCATTATCACAGGTAGCTAAATTAACCTTAAGCCAAGGTGATACGGATTTCTTTCATTATCAAAAGTTGCGTATGGCTAAAGTGTCAGCAGATGTTGATATTGGTCACTCGGTTGGTGAAGTAACGCAGCATTTAGTTGATTATATTAATGACTATCAATTACCTCAAGGCATGTATTTTACCTTAGGCGGTGAAGAAGAGTCTCGGCAAAACTCTTTTGCTGGCTTAACTAAAATAATGTTGATAACAGCTATAGGAATTTTTGCCGTGCTGGTACTGCAATTTAACTCTATTTTACAGCCAGCAATTATATTTACTTCTATTCCGTTTGCTATGGCTGGTTCTATTATTGGCTTGTATTTAACTGGCTTGTCTTTTTCTATGATGGCATTTGTCGGTTTAATTAGCTTGTTTGGTATTGTGGTAAATAATGCCATTATCTTAATTGATACCAGTAATCGTAATATTAAGGCTGGTATGGCAAAACGTCAGGCAATATTGGCAGCAAGCAGTACTCGCTTTACGCCAATATTGCTAACAACGTTAACAACCATAGGTGGTTTAATTCCATTAACCTTATTTGGCGGCTCGTTGTGGCAACCTTTAGGTGTGGTATTAATTTCGGGCTTGTGTGTTTCAGCGCTGTCGAGCTTTTTACTGGTACCTATTTTAACTGAGCTATTTACTCGTCATAAATAA
- the prsK gene encoding XrtA/PEP-CTERM system histidine kinase PrsK — protein MEVIGSTGYFIAAFAYLIFILLLLAARNSMLTGRLLLLASSLMLVSAVAAGFQPKQGFSLLPVLALETVKLLTWSVLILCTQANIHTFSELIRHEKIKKYLAITLGLSVLCWLLAMTSSSGAKYIFSLFLLLNLWLLVLLEQLYRNADVKVKWALWSLIIALGMITVFDFVLFAQAAMVNQLDFSYWYARGFVATVAMPLILISTRRIKDWSVNVFVSREVVFYSSMLLISGLYLLLLATAGYVINYFGGAWGDVISIAFVILGGTVLAALLITEKLRREVKVFITKHFFANKYDYRIEWLKSIEQLEEGVSDDYYHTATQIICSTLNIDKAALVKKMSAEHYACMYQQNLALETEQLYHLAPADEFCQKYNWIIDVREYASVEQSYPELELDIDYCRAQGFDILVPIFKEKVFYGFFLLALPAEQGSLNWEDRDLLFALSKQLSNYLSLNEANESLAESKQFEAFHRMSAFLVHDLKNIQAQLALISSNAKRHRNNPEFVDDVFDTIDSATMRLEKVLTQLRNKQVAESEKKAVSINKLIEQVVAQRNVQQPQVSVSIASEIAMEIDAETFSSVINHLLQNAQEATNDDGWVKITAELIKNNLHLAIVDNGSGMSADFIQHRLFKPFDTTKGNAGMGIGVYEAKQFVESLGGTMQVTSFENEGSLFNISIPIKG, from the coding sequence ATGGAAGTCATAGGCTCAACGGGTTACTTTATAGCAGCCTTTGCATATCTCATCTTTATTTTATTGTTGTTAGCTGCGCGCAATAGCATGCTAACAGGTCGGTTATTATTACTCGCTTCGTCTTTAATGCTGGTTTCAGCCGTTGCCGCAGGGTTTCAACCGAAACAAGGCTTTTCCCTCTTACCTGTACTTGCGCTAGAAACGGTAAAATTACTGACTTGGTCGGTATTAATTTTATGTACACAAGCCAATATACATACATTTAGTGAATTAATTCGCCACGAAAAAATTAAAAAGTATTTAGCTATTACCTTAGGTTTATCTGTGCTTTGCTGGCTGTTAGCTATGACAAGCTCGTCAGGCGCTAAGTATATTTTCTCTTTATTTTTATTACTTAATTTATGGCTTTTGGTGTTACTCGAACAGCTGTATCGCAATGCTGATGTTAAGGTTAAGTGGGCGTTATGGTCGCTTATTATTGCCTTGGGTATGATCACCGTATTTGATTTTGTCTTGTTCGCACAAGCAGCCATGGTAAATCAACTAGACTTTTCTTATTGGTATGCTCGCGGCTTTGTTGCCACAGTAGCTATGCCGCTTATATTAATTAGTACCCGCAGAATAAAAGACTGGTCTGTTAATGTTTTTGTTTCCAGAGAGGTTGTTTTTTACAGCTCAATGTTACTCATTTCCGGGCTGTATTTATTGTTATTGGCGACGGCTGGCTACGTTATTAACTACTTTGGTGGTGCTTGGGGAGATGTAATTAGTATCGCTTTTGTTATTTTGGGCGGTACCGTATTAGCAGCGTTGTTAATTACGGAAAAACTGCGTCGAGAAGTAAAAGTCTTTATAACTAAACACTTTTTTGCCAATAAATACGATTATCGCATTGAGTGGTTAAAATCTATTGAGCAACTTGAAGAAGGGGTTAGCGATGATTATTACCACACTGCAACTCAAATCATTTGCTCAACATTAAACATAGATAAAGCAGCGCTTGTTAAAAAGATGTCAGCAGAGCACTATGCTTGCATGTATCAGCAAAACTTAGCCTTGGAAACAGAGCAGCTGTATCATTTAGCCCCAGCTGATGAGTTTTGCCAAAAATATAACTGGATTATTGATGTTAGAGAATATGCTAGCGTTGAACAGAGCTATCCAGAGCTTGAGTTAGATATTGATTACTGCCGAGCACAAGGGTTTGATATTTTAGTGCCTATATTTAAAGAGAAGGTATTTTATGGCTTCTTTTTATTGGCATTGCCTGCTGAACAAGGCTCGTTAAACTGGGAAGATAGAGATTTATTATTTGCTTTATCTAAGCAGTTAAGTAATTACCTGTCGCTTAATGAGGCTAATGAGAGTTTAGCTGAATCGAAGCAATTTGAAGCCTTTCACCGAATGTCTGCTTTTTTAGTCCATGACTTAAAGAATATTCAAGCACAATTGGCACTGATTAGCAGCAATGCTAAGCGCCATCGCAATAACCCAGAGTTTGTTGATGATGTTTTTGACACCATAGACTCGGCAACCATGCGCTTAGAAAAGGTGTTAACACAATTGCGTAATAAGCAAGTTGCCGAATCAGAGAAAAAAGCTGTGAGTATAAATAAACTTATTGAGCAAGTCGTTGCCCAGCGTAATGTTCAACAACCGCAAGTTTCGGTTAGTATTGCCTCTGAAATTGCTATGGAAATAGATGCAGAAACCTTTTCATCGGTTATTAATCATTTGCTTCAGAATGCGCAAGAAGCGACAAATGATGATGGCTGGGTTAAAATAACCGCGGAGTTGATAAAAAACAATTTACACTTAGCCATTGTCGATAATGGCAGCGGTATGTCAGCAGATTTTATTCAGCACAGATTGTTTAAGCCATTCGATACCACAAAAGGTAATGCCGGTATGGGAATTGGTGTTTATGAAGCTAAGCAATTTGTTGAAAGCTTAGGCGGTACTATGCAGGTCACTAGTTTTGAAAATGAAGGTAGCCTGTTTAATATTAGTATTCCTATTAAGGGCTAA
- the prsR gene encoding PEP-CTERM-box response regulator transcription factor, giving the protein MEKLLIVDDDLGVQKQLKWSLADYEVILADTRESAIAAVRRHEPKVVTLDLGLPPDAANASEGLLALKEILEIAPHTKVIVITGNDDRSNALKAIEMGAYDFYQKPVDADVINVIVSRAFSLAAIEGDNRSMKAVIGCDTGIIGSSEGIDRLRVMVQRIAPTEITALLLGESGTGKEVTAKAIHQVSNRKEKPFIAINCASIPENLLESELFGFEKGAFTGAHKTTLGKIECAQGGTLFLDEIGDMPYNLQAKLLRFLQEKVIERLGGRKEIPVDVRVVCATNQNLQDMVASKEFREDLFYRITEITLNIPPLRDREEDVLILANFFLKQYATEYKRNVKSFATDAMQALRTHQWPGNIRELQNKVKSSVIMSTGTQVTAFDLGFFDQENAEYELSLNLRTVREQAETIAIQKAYALTEGNMSKTAELLGITRPTLYSLIEKYDIAINE; this is encoded by the coding sequence ATGGAAAAATTACTCATTGTCGATGATGATTTAGGTGTACAAAAACAGCTGAAATGGAGCTTAGCTGATTATGAAGTTATTTTGGCTGACACACGTGAAAGTGCGATAGCTGCAGTTAGACGTCATGAGCCAAAAGTTGTCACCTTAGATTTGGGATTACCACCAGATGCTGCGAATGCCAGTGAAGGTCTTTTAGCGCTGAAAGAAATCTTAGAAATTGCCCCACACACTAAAGTTATTGTAATTACAGGTAATGATGATAGAAGTAATGCCCTAAAAGCGATAGAAATGGGCGCGTATGACTTTTATCAAAAGCCCGTAGATGCCGATGTCATTAATGTTATTGTTTCTAGAGCTTTTAGTTTAGCTGCCATTGAAGGTGATAACCGCAGTATGAAGGCCGTAATAGGCTGTGATACGGGTATTATTGGTAGTAGTGAGGGGATAGATAGGCTTAGAGTTATGGTGCAGCGAATTGCGCCGACAGAGATTACCGCCCTGCTGCTAGGTGAAAGCGGTACAGGTAAAGAAGTAACCGCTAAAGCAATTCACCAAGTCAGTAATCGCAAGGAAAAACCATTTATTGCCATTAACTGTGCTTCTATTCCGGAAAATTTACTTGAAAGTGAGTTATTTGGCTTTGAAAAAGGAGCATTTACCGGCGCACATAAAACCACGTTAGGCAAAATTGAGTGTGCTCAAGGTGGTACGCTGTTTTTGGATGAAATTGGTGATATGCCATATAACTTGCAGGCGAAACTATTACGCTTTTTGCAAGAGAAAGTCATTGAGCGATTAGGTGGCCGCAAAGAAATTCCTGTCGATGTTCGCGTTGTTTGTGCAACGAATCAAAACTTGCAAGATATGGTGGCAAGTAAAGAGTTTCGAGAAGATCTGTTTTATCGCATAACAGAAATTACACTGAACATACCACCTCTTCGCGACAGAGAAGAAGATGTACTGATATTAGCGAATTTCTTTTTAAAGCAATACGCTACTGAGTATAAACGTAATGTTAAATCATTTGCTACAGATGCTATGCAGGCATTAAGAACGCACCAGTGGCCGGGTAATATCCGTGAATTACAAAATAAAGTTAAATCATCTGTGATCATGAGTACAGGCACACAAGTAACGGCATTCGATTTAGGCTTTTTTGATCAGGAAAATGCTGAATATGAGTTATCACTGAATCTGAGAACTGTGCGTGAACAAGCAGAAACAATCGCTATTCAAAAAGCGTATGCGTTAACTGAAGGCAATATGTCGAAAACGGCTGAGTTGTTAGGCATTACTCGCCCTACCCTGTACTCGCTTATTGAGAAGTATGACATTGCCATAAACGAGTAG